A genomic window from Solanum dulcamara chromosome 11, daSolDulc1.2, whole genome shotgun sequence includes:
- the LOC129874251 gene encoding probable pectinesterase/pectinesterase inhibitor 46, giving the protein MASLNPWGKLDEVQNERLMTRLKTRKRITIIAISSIVLVSIIVGAVVGGVSHNKNKSSQQNDNVSSMASTIRAVCNLTLYPDSCISSLSPYAAKRNALKPQDIYKMSVLVALNELSGASDNFLKSETFNNINDPAAAKALQSCHELLSLAFDHLNDTLSIAESSLLDAFDDLRTWLSSAGTYQQTCIDSFENITSNTALWKAAGQNLNNSTRYTSNSLALISSLENSITSLGAIGKRRRLMGFGDDNEYPSWLSSSNDRKLLHKSAPKIKVNVVVAKDGSGKYKTIKAALKAAPEKSKKRFVIYVKKGVYKENVRVEKTKWNIMIIGDGKDATIVSGNRNFIDGTPTFQSATFAVFGKGFVARDIGFVNTAGAAKHQAVALMSTADESVFYRCKMDAFQDTLYAHSNRQFYKECDIYGTVDFIFGNSAVVIQNCNILPRRPMNGQQNTITAQGKVDPNQNTGISIQNCSVMPWGNLTGINTFLGRPWKNYSTTVFMESNLGGFIHPNGWMPWVGTTAPSTIFYSEYNNIGAGANTNNRVNWQGLKLRLTSKIVTKFTVKPFIQGNKWLPAAAVPFKAGL; this is encoded by the exons ATGGCCTCTCTTAATCCATGGGGAAAGCTTGACGAAGTACAGAATGAGAGGCTCATGACTCGTCTAAAGACGAGGAAGAGAATCACGATTATTGCCATATCATCCATTGTTCTTGTGTCCATCATTGTCGGGGCAGTGGTTGGTGGTGTTTCTCACAACAAAAATAAATCTTCCCAACAAAATGATAATGTCTCCTCAATGGCCTCAACCATTAGAGCTGTATGCAATCTAACCCTCTATCCAGACTCCTGTATCTCCAGCCTTTCCCCATATGCTGCAAAACGCAATGCTCTCAAACCTCAAGACATCTACAAGATGTCTGTTCTAGTCGCCCTCAACGAGCTCTCTGGTGCCTCCGACAATTTCTTAAAAAGTGAGACATTCAACAACATTAATGATCCAGCAGCTGCTAAAGCTCTACAGAGTTGTCATGAGCTTCTATCCCTTGCATTTGATCACCTGAATGACACATTGTCCATTGCTGAAAGCTCCTTACTCGATGCCTTTGATgatctaaggacatggttgagTTCTGCTGGGACTTATCAGCAGACCTGTATTGATAGTTTCGAAAATATCACTTCAAATACTGCCTTATGGAAAGCTGCAGGACAGAATTTGAACAACTCCACCCGGTACACCAGCAACAGCTTAGCACTTATAAGCTCGTTAGAAAATTCCATTACCAGCTTAGGTGCTATCGGAAAGAGGAGGCGTTTGATGGGATTTGGAGATGATAATGAATACCCAAGCTGGTTGTCGTCGTCAAATGACAGGAAATTGCTGCATAAATCAGCACCAAAGATAAAGGTGAATGTAGTGGTGGCTAAAGATGGTTCGGGGAAGTACAAGACCATTAAGGCTGCACTAAAAGCTGCACCAGAGAAGAGCAAGAAGAGATTTGTGATCTATGTGAAAAAGGGTGTTTACAAAGAGAATGTGAGGGTTGAGAAGACTAAATGGAACATAATGATCATTGGTGATGGAAAAGATGCTACCATCGTTTCTGGTAACCGTAACTTTATTGATGGAACTCCTACATTCCAAAGTGCCACATTCG CCGTTTTTGGTAAGGGATTTGTTGCTCGCGATATTGGATTTGTAAACACAGCTGGTGCAGCGAAACATCAGGCAGTTGCGTTGATGTCAACAGCAGATGAATCAGTATTCTACCGTTGCAAAATGGACGCGTTCCAAGACACTCTTTATGCTCATTCCAACAGACAATTCTACAAAGAATGCGATATCTATGGGACAGTGGATTTCATCTTTGGTAACTCAGCCGTTGTCATCCAGAACTGCAACATTCTTCCAAGAAGACCAATGAATGGGCAACAGAACACCATCACAGCTCAAGGCAAAGTTGATCCAAACCAAAACACTGGAATTTCTATCCAAAACTGTAGCGTTATGCCCTGGGGAAACCTTACTGGCATCAACACATTCTTAGGGAGGCCATGGAAGAATTACTCAACAACTGTATTCATGGAATCAAACTTGGGAGGCTTCATTCATCCAAATGGATGGATGCCATGGGTTGGAACCACAGCTCCAAGTACCATCTTTTATTCTGAATATAACAACATTGGAGCAGGGGCAAACACAAACAACAGGGTTAATTGGCAAGGCTTGAAACTGAGACTTACAAGCAAAATAGTAACCAAGTTTACAGTTAAGCCTTTCATTCAGGGAAACAAATGGCTTCCCGCAGCCGCCGTTCCATTTAAGGCTGGTCTTTGA